In Pseudomonas putida, a genomic segment contains:
- a CDS encoding OmpA family protein, which produces MFTMRRLIIVATAAALMTGCATQNPYDSQGSSGMSKTAKYGGLGALAGAVAGAAIDHNNRGKGALIGAAAVGAAAAGYGYYADKQEAALRAQMANTGVEVQRQGDQIKLIMPGNITFATDSANISPSFYTPLNNLANSFKQFNQNTIEVVGFTDSTGSRQHNMDLSQRRAQAVSSYLTSQGVDGSRVSVRGMGPDQPIASNADANGRAQNRRVEVNLKPIPGQQYDQQGQVQQYP; this is translated from the coding sequence ATGTTCACCATGCGTCGTCTGATTATCGTCGCAACCGCCGCCGCCCTGATGACCGGCTGCGCCACCCAGAACCCCTACGACTCCCAGGGTTCCTCGGGCATGAGCAAGACCGCCAAGTACGGCGGACTGGGCGCATTGGCCGGTGCAGTGGCAGGCGCTGCCATCGATCACAACAACCGTGGCAAGGGCGCGCTGATCGGCGCTGCCGCGGTCGGCGCCGCCGCAGCCGGTTATGGTTACTACGCCGACAAGCAGGAAGCGGCGTTGCGTGCGCAGATGGCCAATACGGGTGTCGAAGTCCAGCGCCAGGGTGACCAGATCAAGCTGATCATGCCGGGCAACATCACCTTCGCCACCGACTCGGCCAACATCTCGCCAAGCTTCTACACCCCGCTGAACAACCTGGCCAATTCGTTCAAGCAGTTCAACCAGAACACCATCGAGGTGGTTGGCTTCACCGACAGCACCGGCAGCCGCCAACACAACATGGACCTGTCCCAGCGTCGCGCCCAGGCGGTCAGCAGCTACCTGACCTCCCAGGGAGTCGATGGCTCGCGGGTGAGCGTGCGTGGCATGGGCCCTGACCAGCCGATCGCGAGCAACGCCGATGCCAACGGCCGTGCGCAGAACCGCCGCGTCGAGGTCAACCTGAAGCCGATCCCTGGCCAGCAGTATGACCAGCAAGGGCAGGTACAGCAGTATCCCTGA
- a CDS encoding MBL fold metallo-hydrolase, which yields METASFALIRETFPVGPLQCNCTLIGDPVSKKAIVVDPGGDPEKILARLQAHGLTLVSIIHTHAHFDHFLASGKLKELTGATLHLHKDDQPLWDNLEMQCQMFGVPYTPVPAPDRWLGDDEELACGCGVALHTPGHTPGSMSFWFADAKLLIAGDTLFRRGIGRTDLWGGDQRAIVRSIKERLYRLDEEAIVVTGHGADTRLGDEMRENPFVRA from the coding sequence ATGGAAACAGCATCTTTCGCCCTCATCCGCGAAACCTTCCCCGTCGGCCCGCTGCAATGCAATTGCACCCTGATCGGCGACCCCGTCAGCAAGAAGGCCATCGTCGTTGACCCGGGCGGTGATCCGGAGAAGATTCTCGCCCGTCTGCAAGCCCACGGCCTGACCTTGGTAAGCATCATCCACACCCACGCCCATTTCGACCATTTCCTCGCCTCGGGCAAGCTCAAGGAGCTGACCGGGGCGACCTTGCACCTGCACAAGGACGACCAGCCGCTGTGGGACAACCTGGAAATGCAATGCCAGATGTTCGGCGTGCCCTACACCCCGGTGCCAGCCCCCGACCGCTGGCTGGGTGACGATGAAGAGCTGGCCTGCGGCTGTGGCGTGGCCCTGCACACGCCGGGGCATACGCCGGGCTCGATGAGCTTCTGGTTCGCCGATGCCAAGCTGTTGATCGCCGGCGACACCCTGTTCCGTCGCGGCATCGGCCGCACCGATTTGTGGGGTGGGGATCAGCGGGCTATCGTTCGTTCGATCAAGGAGCGGCTGTATCGCCTGGATGAAGAGGCCATCGTGGTCACCGGCCATGGTGCCGATACCCGTCTGGGCGACGAGATGCGCGAGAATCCGTTCGTGCGTGCGTAA
- a CDS encoding type II toxin-antitoxin system ChpB family toxin encodes MRRVKFARGDIVRINLEPVVGREQQGVARPALVLSPAAFNASGLAVIAPISQGGDYARHAGFAVSLCGSGTQTQGVMLCNQIRTVDLEARQAKRIETVPEAIILDTLARVQTLFD; translated from the coding sequence ATGAGGCGAGTGAAGTTTGCCAGAGGAGACATCGTGCGGATCAACCTTGAGCCTGTTGTCGGCCGAGAGCAGCAGGGTGTGGCTCGCCCAGCCCTGGTATTGTCCCCTGCAGCGTTCAATGCATCCGGACTGGCGGTTATCGCTCCGATCTCTCAAGGCGGTGATTACGCCAGACATGCGGGCTTCGCCGTTTCGCTCTGCGGCTCAGGCACGCAAACCCAAGGCGTGATGTTGTGTAACCAGATCCGTACCGTAGATCTCGAAGCCCGGCAAGCCAAACGCATCGAAACAGTTCCGGAAGCGATCATTCTCGACACGCTTGCGCGCGTTCAAACCCTCTTCGATTAA
- a CDS encoding AbrB/MazE/SpoVT family DNA-binding domain-containing protein, whose amino-acid sequence MYLPWEILMQIKIQQWGNSAAIRLPAGVLKQMRLGVGSTLSLDTAGEALVLKPVRSKPKYTLEELMAQCDLDAPEPADMADWNAMRPVGREA is encoded by the coding sequence ATGTATCTACCTTGGGAGATACTTATGCAGATCAAGATTCAGCAATGGGGTAACAGCGCAGCGATTCGTCTTCCTGCTGGAGTGCTCAAGCAGATGCGTCTTGGCGTGGGGTCCACGCTCAGCCTCGATACTGCAGGCGAGGCGCTGGTGCTTAAACCTGTCCGGTCCAAGCCCAAGTACACCCTTGAGGAGCTCATGGCGCAGTGTGATCTGGACGCCCCCGAGCCTGCGGACATGGCCGACTGGAATGCAATGCGCCCTGTAGGGCGTGAGGCATGA
- a CDS encoding sensor histidine kinase codes for MSQADQGLDFSTVIASTVHDLKNSLSALIQAHDQFLARLPEGLRQGTEQGVIEHEFRHLNGMLVQMLGLYKLGVNQLPLCPDYHELEDFIEAQLAAHQEVLEHRDILATWRIDTQSPLGFFDRELVASVVANVLTNAIRYAGHALLIGIEEQDEQLVISVNDDGPGYPQRMLERQQDYVQGIDAHSGSTGLGLYFAARIAALHERDGVQGRIEISNGGALGGGLFRLYLP; via the coding sequence ATGAGCCAGGCTGACCAGGGGCTGGACTTTTCCACGGTGATCGCCTCCACCGTGCACGACCTGAAAAACTCACTGTCGGCGTTGATCCAGGCTCACGACCAGTTCCTCGCCCGTCTGCCCGAAGGGCTGCGCCAGGGCACCGAGCAGGGCGTGATCGAACACGAGTTCCGCCACCTCAACGGCATGCTGGTGCAGATGCTCGGCCTCTATAAGCTGGGCGTGAACCAGTTGCCGCTGTGCCCGGACTACCACGAGCTGGAAGACTTCATCGAGGCCCAGTTGGCCGCGCACCAGGAAGTGCTGGAGCACCGCGACATCCTTGCCACCTGGCGCATCGACACGCAAAGCCCGCTGGGTTTCTTCGACCGCGAGCTGGTCGCTTCGGTAGTGGCCAACGTGCTGACCAATGCCATCCGCTATGCCGGTCACGCCCTGCTGATTGGCATCGAGGAGCAGGACGAGCAACTGGTGATCAGCGTCAACGACGATGGCCCGGGTTATCCACAGCGCATGCTCGAGCGCCAGCAGGATTATGTGCAGGGCATCGATGCGCACAGCGGCAGCACCGGCCTGGGCCTTTACTTCGCGGCGCGCATCGCCGCCCTGCATGAGCGCGATGGCGTGCAGGGGCGAATCGAAATCAGCAATGGCGGGGCATTGGGGGGTGGGTTGTTCAGGTTGTATTTGCCGTGA
- a CDS encoding tetratricopeptide repeat-containing response regulator, with translation MLQYGQKNFLIVDDFTDFRTSTRSMLRELGVRDVDTADSGEQALRMCGQKRYDFILQDFHLGDGKKNGQQVLEDLILDKLISHECVFIMVTAESSQSIVLSTLEHEPDAYLTKPFNRVGLAQRLEKLTQRKTLLKPILQALDRGRPAEVLAACAELCKQDPRFAPLCLRYRADALRDLNRFDELEKFLKSILASRPQPWVYSALGSLLHKRGQQDQAQGVYEQALKAFPIMPALYDGMAEVLVAQGETKRAQHMLEEAVRLSPLAVRRQAALGKLALDNEDFESASKAYRHAVNQGQSSRYKDAESNLGLVQALMNKNAGFGLDARTRVEINTVLGEVAKENVEDQGLQVRARLMKAASLQQAGDAETAAKLTEQAMQRLDKMEQFFSVEAALTVAKQLQALGQESAGGAILKGCVETYGDDPKVMQSVAKLTDDPAVLGAVTEAVDLNRQGVRSYQLGQLNEALEMFRKALALQPKNISIALNTAQALLRIGGESPSAELMQECRACLHSVAGIPASDSRHDRYRKLHIRVFGA, from the coding sequence ATGCTGCAGTACGGGCAAAAAAACTTTCTGATCGTCGACGATTTCACCGACTTCCGCACCTCGACCCGGTCCATGCTGCGTGAGCTGGGCGTACGCGACGTCGACACCGCCGACAGCGGCGAGCAGGCGCTGCGCATGTGTGGGCAGAAGCGCTACGACTTCATCCTCCAGGACTTTCACCTCGGCGACGGCAAGAAGAACGGCCAGCAGGTATTGGAGGACCTGATCCTCGACAAGCTGATCAGCCATGAATGCGTGTTCATCATGGTCACCGCCGAGAGCAGCCAGTCGATCGTGCTCAGTACCTTGGAGCACGAGCCCGATGCCTACCTGACCAAGCCGTTCAACCGCGTCGGCCTGGCCCAGCGCCTGGAGAAACTGACCCAGCGCAAGACCTTGCTCAAGCCCATTCTCCAAGCGCTGGACCGCGGTCGCCCAGCCGAGGTGCTGGCCGCCTGCGCCGAGCTGTGCAAGCAGGACCCGCGCTTCGCGCCGCTGTGCCTGCGCTATCGAGCCGACGCGTTGCGCGATCTCAACCGCTTCGACGAGTTGGAGAAGTTTCTCAAGTCGATCCTTGCCAGTCGTCCGCAGCCCTGGGTGTATTCGGCGCTGGGCAGCTTGTTGCACAAGCGCGGCCAGCAGGACCAGGCGCAGGGTGTATATGAACAGGCATTGAAGGCGTTTCCGATCATGCCGGCGCTGTACGACGGCATGGCCGAGGTGCTGGTGGCGCAGGGCGAAACCAAGCGTGCCCAGCACATGCTCGAAGAGGCCGTGCGCCTGTCGCCGTTGGCGGTGCGCCGGCAAGCCGCGCTGGGCAAGCTGGCGTTGGACAACGAGGATTTCGAGAGCGCCTCCAAGGCCTACCGCCATGCCGTGAACCAGGGGCAGAGCTCACGCTACAAGGACGCCGAGAGCAACCTCGGGCTGGTCCAGGCGCTGATGAACAAGAATGCAGGCTTTGGCCTGGATGCCCGTACCCGGGTCGAGATCAACACCGTGCTCGGTGAAGTGGCCAAGGAAAATGTCGAGGATCAGGGCCTGCAGGTCCGGGCGCGCTTGATGAAGGCGGCCAGCCTGCAGCAGGCCGGCGACGCCGAGACTGCGGCCAAGCTCACCGAGCAGGCCATGCAGCGCCTGGACAAGATGGAGCAGTTCTTCTCCGTCGAAGCGGCGTTGACCGTGGCCAAGCAGTTGCAGGCGTTGGGCCAGGAGTCGGCCGGTGGCGCCATTCTCAAAGGATGCGTGGAAACCTACGGCGATGACCCCAAGGTCATGCAGAGCGTGGCCAAGCTCACCGACGATCCGGCGGTGCTGGGCGCTGTCACCGAGGCCGTCGACCTCAACCGCCAGGGTGTTCGCAGCTACCAGCTCGGGCAACTCAACGAGGCCTTGGAAATGTTCCGCAAGGCGCTGGCCCTGCAACCCAAGAACATCAGCATTGCCCTCAATACCGCCCAGGCGTTGTTGCGCATCGGCGGTGAAAGCCCGTCGGCCGAGCTCATGCAGGAATGTCGCGCCTGCCTGCACAGCGTGGCAGGCATTCCGGCCAGCGACAGCCGTCATGATCGTTATCGCAAGTTGCACATCCGGGTATTCGGCGCATGA
- a CDS encoding DUF1329 domain-containing protein, producing the protein MNKTRSLLQAGVLGLSLLATSVMAAVSADEAAKLGTTLTPMGAEKAGNADGSIGAWAPLAKTAGSVDGKGFLSDPYGNEQPLFTITAQNVEQYKDKLSPGQVAMFKRYPQTYKIPVYKTHRGSTVPDEVFAAIKENATKTTLVEGGNGLNNFRTAVPFPIPKSGVEVIWNHITRYRGGSVTRLVTQATPQQNGSYSLVNFQDQFVFRDRMKDYDPNDPGNVLFYFKQKVTAPARLAGTVLLVHETLDQVKEPRKAWIYNAGQRRVRQAPQVSYDGPGTAADGLRTSDNLDMYNGAPDRYDWKLEGKKELYIASNTYKLDSPSLKYADILKAGHINQDLTRYELRRVWHVVATLKPGQRHIYAKRDFYIDEDTWQAAVIDQYDGRGQLWRVSEAHAQDYYNVQVPWYTLEAIYDLQSGRYLALGMKNEEKRAYDFGFSASKSDFQPAALRQDGVR; encoded by the coding sequence ATGAACAAGACCAGAAGTCTGCTGCAAGCCGGTGTACTGGGCCTGTCCCTGCTGGCGACCAGTGTCATGGCTGCGGTATCCGCCGACGAGGCGGCCAAGCTCGGCACCACCCTGACGCCGATGGGCGCGGAAAAGGCCGGCAACGCCGATGGCAGCATCGGCGCCTGGGCGCCCCTGGCGAAGACTGCCGGTAGCGTCGATGGCAAGGGGTTTTTGTCCGACCCGTACGGCAACGAGCAGCCGCTGTTCACCATCACCGCGCAGAACGTCGAGCAGTACAAGGACAAGCTGTCGCCGGGGCAGGTGGCGATGTTCAAGCGCTACCCACAGACCTACAAGATCCCGGTGTACAAGACCCACCGTGGCTCTACCGTGCCTGACGAGGTGTTCGCCGCCATCAAGGAGAACGCCACCAAGACCACCCTGGTCGAGGGCGGTAATGGCTTGAACAACTTCCGCACTGCCGTGCCGTTCCCGATTCCCAAGAGCGGCGTCGAAGTGATCTGGAACCACATCACCCGTTACCGCGGCGGCAGCGTGACCCGCCTGGTGACCCAGGCCACGCCACAGCAGAACGGCTCCTACAGCCTGGTGAACTTCCAGGACCAGTTCGTCTTCCGTGACCGGATGAAGGACTACGACCCGAACGACCCGGGCAATGTGCTGTTCTACTTCAAGCAGAAGGTCACCGCGCCGGCGCGCCTTGCCGGGACGGTGCTGCTGGTGCACGAGACCCTCGACCAGGTCAAGGAGCCCCGCAAGGCCTGGATCTACAACGCCGGCCAGCGTCGCGTGCGCCAGGCGCCACAGGTGTCGTATGACGGGCCGGGTACTGCCGCCGATGGCCTGCGCACTTCGGACAACCTCGACATGTACAACGGCGCCCCGGACCGCTACGACTGGAAGCTCGAGGGCAAGAAAGAGCTGTACATCGCTTCGAACACCTACAAGCTCGACTCGCCCAGCCTGAAGTACGCCGACATCCTCAAGGCCGGGCACATCAACCAGGACCTGACCCGTTACGAGTTGCGTCGCGTCTGGCATGTGGTGGCGACGTTGAAGCCGGGCCAGCGGCACATCTACGCCAAGCGTGACTTCTACATCGACGAAGACACCTGGCAGGCAGCGGTGATCGATCAATACGATGGCCGCGGCCAGCTGTGGCGGGTGTCCGAGGCCCATGCCCAGGATTACTACAACGTGCAGGTGCCCTGGTACACCCTGGAGGCGATCTACGACCTGCAATCGGGCCGCTACCTGGCCCTGGGCATGAAGAACGAGGAGAAGCGGGCCTACGATTTCGGCTTCAGTGCCAGCAAGAGCGACTTCCAGCCGGCGGCGCTGCGTCAGGATGGGGTGCGTTGA
- a CDS encoding DUF1302 domain-containing protein: MKSANLFWRRAKLPMAVSLASTLASPAFAVSFNIGEIEAQFDSSLSIGASWSTANPNKNLIGANNGGKGLSQTSDDGHLNFKKGETFSKIFKGIHDLELKYGDTGVFVRGKYWYDFELKDEGREFKDISDSNRKEGAKSSGAELLDAFVYHNYSIADLPGTVRLGKQVVSWGESTFIGGGINAINPIDVSAFRRPGAEIKEGLIPVNMFYLSQSVTDNLSVEGFYQLEWDQTVVDNCGTFFSQPDVIADGCNNNLAVLAKQSTLSGALGPLSAPVLGTLGAQNVTWGSPDEGVIVRRGADRDARDSGQFGVAMRYMFEPLNTEFGGYFMNYHSRAPIFSGHGADAQYFDPNNLAAALVGAGVPASVLANLMPSLMPLVVAGNSSYYVEYPEDIRLYGLSFSTTLPTGTAWSGEISYRPNAPVQINTTDILYSGLTPLNPDVSVLEGTPGADQPGYRRKEITQLQTTFTHFFDQVMGAERLTMVGEIGWTHVGGLESTRKIRYGRDPVFGPGPLPNGQCEALNTSTLGTSDANNVSRYCENDGYTTTDSWGYRVRAIWDYNNVFAGVNLRPSVAWSHDVDGYSPGPGGNFEEGRKAISLGLDAEYQNTYTASLSYTNFFDGKYSTVDDRDFVALSFGVNF, translated from the coding sequence ATGAAATCTGCAAACCTGTTCTGGCGCCGGGCCAAGCTGCCCATGGCCGTCAGCCTTGCTTCCACGCTCGCAAGTCCTGCTTTTGCCGTCAGCTTCAACATCGGGGAGATCGAGGCGCAGTTCGACTCGTCGCTCTCCATCGGTGCCAGCTGGTCCACTGCCAACCCCAACAAGAACCTGATCGGTGCCAACAACGGCGGCAAGGGGCTGTCGCAGACCTCCGACGACGGCCACCTGAACTTCAAGAAGGGCGAAACCTTCTCGAAGATCTTCAAGGGCATCCATGACCTGGAACTCAAGTACGGCGACACCGGTGTGTTCGTCCGTGGCAAGTACTGGTACGACTTCGAGCTCAAGGACGAGGGCCGCGAGTTCAAGGACATCAGCGACTCCAACCGCAAGGAAGGCGCCAAGTCGTCCGGGGCCGAACTGCTCGACGCCTTCGTCTATCACAACTACAGCATCGCCGACCTGCCGGGCACCGTGCGCCTGGGCAAGCAGGTGGTGAGCTGGGGTGAAAGCACCTTCATCGGTGGCGGCATCAACGCCATCAACCCGATCGATGTCTCGGCCTTCCGTCGCCCCGGGGCGGAAATCAAGGAAGGCCTGATCCCGGTGAACATGTTCTACCTGTCGCAGAGCGTCACCGACAACCTGTCGGTCGAGGGCTTCTACCAGCTGGAATGGGACCAGACGGTGGTCGACAACTGCGGCACCTTCTTCTCCCAGCCGGACGTGATCGCCGATGGTTGCAACAACAACCTGGCGGTACTCGCCAAGCAATCGACCCTGAGCGGCGCCCTCGGCCCGTTGTCGGCGCCGGTGCTCGGCACCCTTGGCGCGCAGAACGTGACCTGGGGTTCGCCCGACGAGGGTGTGATCGTGCGCCGCGGCGCCGACCGCGATGCCCGGGACAGCGGCCAGTTCGGCGTGGCCATGCGCTACATGTTCGAGCCACTGAACACCGAGTTCGGCGGTTACTTCATGAACTATCACAGCCGCGCGCCGATCTTCAGTGGGCATGGCGCCGATGCCCAGTATTTCGATCCGAACAACCTGGCTGCCGCATTGGTTGGCGCTGGTGTACCCGCGTCGGTGCTGGCCAACCTGATGCCGTCGCTGATGCCATTGGTGGTGGCCGGCAACTCCAGCTACTACGTCGAGTACCCAGAGGACATCCGCCTCTACGGCCTTAGCTTCTCGACCACCTTGCCCACCGGCACTGCCTGGAGCGGTGAGATCAGCTACCGCCCCAACGCACCGGTGCAGATCAACACCACGGACATCCTGTATTCCGGCCTGACCCCGCTCAACCCCGACGTGTCGGTGCTGGAGGGCACGCCAGGTGCAGACCAGCCTGGCTACCGGCGCAAGGAAATCACCCAACTGCAGACCACCTTCACCCACTTCTTCGACCAGGTGATGGGCGCCGAGCGCCTGACCATGGTCGGCGAAATCGGCTGGACTCATGTCGGCGGCCTGGAGAGCACCCGCAAGATCCGTTACGGACGCGACCCGGTATTCGGCCCCGGCCCGCTGCCAAACGGCCAGTGCGAGGCGCTGAACACCAGCACCCTGGGCACCAGCGACGCCAACAACGTGTCGCGCTACTGCGAGAACGACGGCTACACCACCACCGACTCCTGGGGCTACCGCGTCCGCGCCATCTGGGACTACAACAACGTCTTCGCCGGGGTGAACCTGCGCCCGAGCGTGGCCTGGTCGCATGACGTCGATGGCTACTCGCCGGGGCCGGGCGGCAACTTCGAGGAAGGGCGCAAGGCGATCAGCCTGGGCCTGGATGCCGAATACCAGAACACCTATACCGCCAGCCTGTCGTACACCAACTTCTTCGACGGCAAGTACAGCACCGTGGATGACCGCGACTTCGTCGCCCTCAGCTTCGGCGTGAACTTCTAA
- a CDS encoding fatty acid--CoA ligase → MLQTRIIKPAEGAYTFPLLIKRLLMSGSRYEKTREIVYRDQLRLTYPQLNERIARLANVLTEAGVKAGDTVAVMDWDSHRYLECMFAIPMIGAVVHTINVRLSPEQILYTMNHAEDRFVLVNSDFVGLYQAIAGQLTTVQKTVLLTDGESKRADLPDLVGEYEQLLAAASPRYDFPDFDEDSVATTFYTTGTTGNPKGVYFTHRQLVLHTLAEASVTGSIDSVRLLGSNDVYMPITPMFHVHAWGIPYAATMLGMKQVYPGRYEPDMLVKLWREERVTFSHCVPTILQMLLNCPSSQGQDFGGWKIIIGGSALNRSLYQAALARGIQLTAAYGMSETCPLISAAHLNDELQAGGEDERVTYRIKAGVPVPLVEAAIVDGDGNFLPADGETQGELVLRAPWLTMGYFKEPEKSEQLWQGGWLHTGDVATLDGMGYIDIRDRIKDVIKTGGEWVSSLDLEDLISRHPAVREVAVVGVADPQWGERPFALLVVRDGHAVDAKALKEHLKPYVEEGHINKWAIPSQIAVVTEIPKTSVGKLDKKRIRLDITQWQASNSAFLSTL, encoded by the coding sequence ATGCTGCAGACCCGCATCATCAAGCCCGCCGAGGGCGCCTACACCTTTCCACTGTTGATCAAGCGACTGCTGATGTCGGGCAGCCGTTACGAAAAGACCCGCGAGATCGTCTACCGCGACCAGTTGCGCCTGACCTACCCGCAGCTCAACGAGCGCATCGCCCGCTTGGCCAACGTGCTCACCGAGGCCGGGGTCAAGGCCGGAGACACCGTGGCGGTGATGGACTGGGACAGCCATCGCTACCTGGAGTGCATGTTCGCCATTCCGATGATCGGCGCCGTGGTGCACACGATCAACGTGCGCCTCTCGCCCGAGCAGATCCTCTACACCATGAATCACGCCGAGGACCGCTTCGTGCTGGTCAACAGCGACTTCGTTGGCCTCTACCAGGCCATCGCCGGGCAGTTGACCACGGTGCAGAAGACCGTGCTGCTGACCGACGGCGAAAGCAAGCGCGCAGACCTGCCCGACCTGGTCGGCGAGTACGAGCAACTGCTCGCCGCCGCCAGCCCGCGCTACGACTTCCCCGACTTCGACGAAGACTCGGTGGCCACCACCTTCTACACCACCGGCACCACCGGCAACCCCAAGGGGGTGTATTTCACCCATCGCCAGCTGGTGCTGCACACCCTGGCCGAAGCGTCGGTCACCGGCAGTATCGACAGCGTCAGGCTGCTGGGCAGCAACGACGTGTACATGCCCATCACGCCGATGTTCCACGTGCACGCCTGGGGCATCCCGTATGCCGCCACCATGCTGGGCATGAAACAGGTGTACCCGGGGCGCTACGAGCCGGACATGCTGGTGAAGCTGTGGCGCGAGGAAAGGGTTACGTTCTCGCACTGCGTGCCGACCATCCTGCAGATGCTGCTCAACTGCCCGTCGTCCCAGGGCCAAGACTTCGGCGGCTGGAAGATCATCATCGGCGGTAGCGCGCTCAACCGCTCGTTATACCAGGCGGCTCTGGCCCGTGGCATCCAGCTGACCGCTGCCTATGGCATGTCGGAAACCTGCCCACTGATCTCGGCCGCGCACCTGAACGACGAACTGCAAGCCGGTGGCGAGGACGAGCGCGTCACCTATCGGATCAAGGCTGGGGTGCCGGTGCCGCTGGTCGAGGCGGCCATCGTCGATGGCGATGGCAATTTCCTCCCGGCTGACGGCGAAACCCAGGGTGAGCTGGTATTGCGGGCGCCGTGGCTGACCATGGGCTACTTCAAGGAGCCGGAAAAGAGCGAGCAACTGTGGCAGGGCGGCTGGCTGCACACCGGTGACGTCGCCACCCTCGACGGCATGGGCTACATCGATATCCGCGACCGCATCAAGGATGTGATCAAGACCGGCGGAGAATGGGTATCGTCGCTGGACCTCGAGGACCTGATCAGCCGACATCCGGCCGTGCGCGAAGTGGCGGTGGTGGGCGTGGCCGACCCGCAGTGGGGCGAGCGCCCATTCGCCCTGCTGGTGGTGCGCGACGGCCATGCGGTGGATGCCAAGGCCCTGAAGGAACATCTCAAGCCCTATGTCGAGGAAGGTCACATCAATAAGTGGGCCATTCCCAGCCAGATCGCCGTTGTTACTGAAATTCCCAAGACCAGCGTCGGCAAGCTGGACAAGAAGCGTATCCGCCTGGACATCACCCAGTGGCAGGCCAGCAACAGCGCATTCCTGTCGACCCTGTGA
- a CDS encoding 2-hydroxyacid dehydrogenase, translated as MPTPRRAVFLDHQSLDLGDLDLSPLKQQFDEFELFAATRPEQVAERLQGAVAVVSNKVVLDAEVLAANPQLKLILVAATGTNNVDLAAARAQGITVSNCQGYGTPSVAQHTLALLLALATRLVDYNQAVAAGQWAKAQQFCLLDFPIVELEGKTLGLLGHGELGGAVARLAEAFGMRVLSGQIPGRPARDDRLPLDELLPQIDALTLHCPLNEHTRHMIGSRELALLKPGALVVNTARGGLIDEQALADALRSGHLGGAATDVLSVEPPVAGNPLLASDIPRLLITPHSAWGAVEARQRIVGQLGENAQAFFAGQPRRVVS; from the coding sequence ATGCCCACCCCGCGTCGCGCCGTGTTTCTCGATCACCAGTCCCTGGACCTGGGCGATCTCGACCTCTCGCCCCTCAAGCAGCAGTTCGACGAGTTCGAGCTGTTCGCCGCCACCCGTCCCGAGCAGGTGGCCGAGCGCTTGCAGGGCGCTGTCGCGGTGGTCAGCAACAAGGTCGTGCTCGACGCCGAGGTGCTGGCGGCCAACCCGCAGCTCAAGCTGATCCTGGTAGCGGCCACCGGTACCAACAACGTCGACCTGGCTGCCGCCCGCGCCCAAGGCATCACCGTGAGCAATTGCCAGGGCTACGGCACCCCTTCAGTGGCCCAGCACACCCTGGCGCTGCTGCTGGCGCTGGCCACGCGCCTGGTCGACTACAACCAGGCGGTGGCCGCTGGGCAATGGGCCAAGGCGCAACAGTTCTGCCTGCTGGACTTCCCGATCGTCGAGCTGGAGGGCAAGACCCTCGGCCTGCTCGGCCACGGCGAGCTGGGCGGCGCGGTGGCGCGCCTGGCCGAAGCCTTCGGCATGCGCGTGCTGAGCGGGCAAATCCCTGGCCGCCCGGCCCGTGACGACCGCCTGCCATTGGACGAACTGCTGCCGCAGATCGACGCTCTGACCCTGCACTGCCCCTTGAACGAACACACCCGGCACATGATCGGCAGCCGCGAACTGGCCCTGCTCAAGCCCGGCGCTCTGGTGGTGAATACCGCCCGAGGCGGCCTGATCGACGAGCAGGCCCTGGCTGACGCCCTGCGCAGCGGCCATTTGGGTGGCGCCGCCACCGACGTGCTCAGCGTCGAGCCACCGGTCGCCGGCAACCCACTGCTGGCCAGCGACATCCCGCGCCTGCTGATCACCCCGCACAGCGCCTGGGGCGCGGTAGAGGCCCGCCAGCGCATCGTCGGCCAGCTCGGCGAGAATGCCCAGGCGTTCTTCGCGGGTCAGCCCCGCCGCGTGGTCAGCTGA